One window of Rasiella rasia genomic DNA carries:
- a CDS encoding FtsK/SpoIIIE family DNA translocase: MAKKKTSKTKKTKTPRKKMTFTLSKQHKIVLGSFLALMGVALLISFASYFFTWQTDQSQVGILARETETANWLNKFGSNVGHFFVYRGFGIASFIFAFLITLTGVYLFLDYAKKQLLNFWFWGLLVMIWISAFFGFFTETSSLLSGVIGYELNDLSQDYLGLIGTILIMAFLAIVYLVLRLKLTPEMAIAAFRKTKNDIKEDFSTSENINQTDYEKEVVETLDVKTTQVSEEKTSSIEIVTPPTETIEEPVLKTVVQKEIASEVDVAMEVETTAEEETVEENLSKKLVEDFGQFDPTLELSNFKFPTIELLKDYTAGKGITINQEELEENKNRIVETLLNYKIGISNIKATVGPTVTLYEIVPEAGIRISKIKNLEDDIALSLSALGIRIIAPIPGRGTIGIEVPNKNPRIVSMRSAIASPKFQNAEMELPLTLGKTISNETFVVDLAKMPHLLMAGATGQGKSVGLNAILTSLLYKKHPAEVKFVLVDPKKVELTLFNKIERHYLAKLPDTEEAIITDTNKVINTLNSLCIEMDDRYNLLKDAMCRNIKEYNTKFKNRKLNPNDGHKFLPYIVLVIDEFADLIMTAGKEVETPIARLAQLARAIGIHLIVATQRPSVNVITGIIKANFPARIAFRVTSKIDSRTILDSGGADQLIGRGDMLYTQGNDLTRIQCAFVDTPEVADITDYIGSQKAYASAHLLPEYVGEEGGTTIDNNIEERDKLFRDAAEVLVIAQQGSASLLQRKLKLGYNRAGRIIDQLEAAGIVGPFEGSKARQVLVPTIDALNQHLENEHEDL, translated from the coding sequence ATGGCGAAGAAGAAAACTTCAAAAACAAAAAAGACTAAAACTCCGCGTAAAAAGATGACATTTACGCTTTCTAAACAACACAAGATTGTGCTAGGAAGCTTTTTAGCGCTAATGGGAGTGGCATTGCTTATTTCGTTTGCTTCTTACTTTTTTACGTGGCAGACCGATCAAAGCCAGGTAGGGATTTTAGCGCGAGAGACTGAAACAGCAAACTGGCTAAATAAGTTTGGAAGTAATGTAGGGCATTTCTTTGTGTACCGCGGCTTCGGAATTGCATCATTTATTTTTGCCTTTTTAATTACGCTCACAGGGGTGTATCTCTTTTTAGATTACGCAAAAAAACAACTGCTCAATTTTTGGTTTTGGGGGCTTTTAGTTATGATTTGGATTTCAGCGTTCTTCGGATTTTTTACTGAAACTTCCTCTCTATTAAGTGGTGTTATTGGGTATGAGTTAAACGACTTATCACAAGACTATCTCGGGCTTATTGGAACCATATTAATTATGGCGTTCTTAGCAATTGTGTATTTGGTACTTCGGTTAAAGCTTACACCCGAAATGGCGATTGCGGCTTTCAGAAAAACAAAAAACGATATAAAAGAAGATTTTTCTACTTCAGAAAATATCAATCAGACAGATTACGAGAAAGAGGTTGTTGAAACGCTAGATGTAAAAACAACTCAAGTTTCCGAAGAAAAAACATCGAGCATTGAAATTGTAACCCCTCCCACCGAAACTATTGAAGAGCCGGTGCTTAAAACCGTTGTTCAAAAAGAAATAGCCTCGGAAGTAGATGTTGCTATGGAAGTAGAGACCACGGCAGAAGAAGAAACCGTAGAGGAAAACCTCAGCAAAAAGCTGGTTGAAGATTTCGGACAGTTTGATCCTACGCTGGAGTTGAGCAACTTTAAGTTTCCTACCATAGAGCTTTTAAAAGATTATACTGCTGGAAAAGGGATTACCATAAACCAAGAAGAGTTAGAAGAAAATAAAAACCGTATTGTAGAAACCCTTCTAAATTATAAGATTGGCATTTCTAATATTAAGGCAACGGTTGGTCCTACAGTAACACTGTATGAAATTGTTCCAGAAGCGGGAATTAGAATTTCTAAGATTAAAAATTTGGAAGATGATATTGCCTTATCGCTTTCGGCACTAGGCATTAGAATTATTGCTCCTATCCCTGGTCGTGGTACTATTGGTATTGAGGTTCCTAATAAGAATCCGCGTATTGTTAGCATGCGTTCTGCAATTGCATCGCCAAAATTTCAGAATGCTGAAATGGAACTACCTCTCACCCTTGGTAAAACTATTAGCAACGAGACTTTTGTTGTAGATCTCGCTAAAATGCCGCACCTTTTAATGGCTGGAGCCACCGGACAAGGTAAATCTGTTGGACTAAATGCAATTCTCACATCGCTGCTTTACAAAAAGCATCCTGCAGAAGTAAAATTTGTGTTGGTAGACCCTAAAAAGGTGGAACTTACCCTGTTCAATAAAATTGAACGACACTACCTAGCAAAACTTCCAGATACTGAAGAAGCTATTATTACAGACACCAACAAAGTAATTAACACGCTTAATTCGCTTTGTATTGAAATGGACGATCGCTACAACCTCCTTAAAGATGCGATGTGCCGAAATATTAAAGAATACAACACCAAATTTAAAAACCGAAAGTTAAATCCGAACGACGGACACAAATTTCTGCCTTACATTGTTTTAGTAATAGATGAGTTTGCAGATTTAATCATGACGGCAGGTAAAGAAGTAGAAACGCCTATCGCCAGGTTGGCACAATTGGCGCGTGCCATTGGTATTCATTTAATTGTAGCCACACAAAGACCTTCTGTAAATGTAATTACCGGTATAATTAAAGCTAATTTCCCTGCGAGGATTGCCTTTAGAGTAACTAGCAAGATAGATTCTAGAACAATTTTAGATTCTGGTGGTGCCGATCAATTAATAGGGCGTGGAGATATGTTGTATACCCAAGGTAATGATTTAACCCGTATACAATGTGCTTTTGTAGACACCCCAGAAGTGGCAGATATCACAGACTATATTGGCAGTCAGAAAGCGTATGCAAGTGCTCATTTGCTTCCAGAATACGTAGGAGAAGAAGGTGGCACAACAATTGATAATAACATTGAAGAACGTGATAAATTGTTTCGTGATGCTGCCGAAGTTTTGGTCATTGCACAGCAAGGATCGGCTTCGTTATTACAGCGAAAGTTGAAGCTTGGTTACAATAGAGCAGGACGAATTATAGACCAGTTGGAAGCAGCTGGGATTGTAGGCCCATTTGAAGGAAGTAAAGCAAGACAAGTACTCGTTCCAACAATAGATGCATTAAACCAACATTTAGAAAACGAACATGAAGATCTTTAA
- a CDS encoding LolA family protein, whose product MKNLVLIAFTLFAFSFANAQDAKGLLKEVSAKAKSYDNIAIDFKYNLSNAKEGINQDTRGDVTIVGDKYVLHMLGTTTMFDGAKIYTVVPEDEEVTISNYNPAEDKQITPSKMLTFYEKGYTYKMDVVQNVKGRKIQFVKLIPIDSKAEIKDILLGVDAQTKHIYKLIQTDANGTKYTLTVNSFKTNQPVSKGMFTFDEAKYKKDGYYINKLD is encoded by the coding sequence ATGAAAAACTTAGTATTAATAGCATTTACGCTATTTGCCTTTTCTTTTGCGAATGCGCAAGACGCGAAGGGATTGTTGAAAGAAGTTTCGGCGAAAGCCAAAAGTTACGACAATATTGCAATCGATTTTAAGTACAATTTAAGTAACGCTAAAGAAGGAATTAACCAAGATACTCGAGGTGATGTTACTATTGTGGGTGATAAATATGTATTGCACATGTTAGGCACAACAACTATGTTTGATGGAGCAAAAATATATACTGTAGTTCCGGAAGACGAAGAGGTAACGATTTCAAATTACAACCCTGCAGAAGACAAACAGATTACACCAAGTAAAATGTTGACCTTCTACGAAAAAGGATATACCTATAAAATGGATGTAGTACAAAATGTAAAGGGACGTAAAATTCAGTTTGTAAAATTAATTCCAATAGACTCTAAAGCAGAGATTAAGGATATTTTATTAGGAGTAGATGCGCAAACAAAGCATATCTACAAATTGATACAGACAGATGCCAACGGTACTAAATACACGCTAACGGTAAATTCTTTTAAAACCAATCAGCCTGTAAGTAAAGGGATGTTTACCTTTGATGAAGCCAAGTATAAAAAAGACGGCTATTACATCAATAAATTAGACTAA